In Arachis hypogaea cultivar Tifrunner chromosome 2, arahy.Tifrunner.gnm2.J5K5, whole genome shotgun sequence, a genomic segment contains:
- the LOC112743118 gene encoding uncharacterized protein, which produces MLQDVIHPPPPPLSSLPSPAQPPTEQISIEEISSPINARIFELCDDELFPEAGLQSSEVTSTSNCCFEEAQYKTNTVTTPTSTTQDITASAAAVAANNNNNKPPDSCNNLSVIFDSQEDLDNDISASIDFSSSPAAAFPVPSLLPNITTQPEQFDFSSPSVLKGLPHQYPTDTATTVVVPPLMGNPLVSSVFEDECMSSMASYVPINSSSAPSCSYLSPAGLGVFMPPLTTALSADSALFGGNILLGSELQAQEIDYQGENGGIFCTDSIQRVFNPPDLQTLSSESQQLVPGSGGSATLAPEISNLEDSTLKVGKLSVEQRKEKIHRYMKKRNERNFSKKIKYACRKTLADSRPRVRGRFAKNDDFGENHRPACSNHEEDDEEEIVVKEDDGLVDSSDIFAHISGVNSFKCNYSSIQSWI; this is translated from the exons ATGTTGCAAGATGTTATTCACCCGCCACCACCGCCACTGTCGTCGTTGCCATCGCCAGCCCAACCTCCAACTGAGCAAATCTCCATT GAGGAGATTTCAAGCCCAATCAACGCCCGAATCTTCGAACTCTGCGATGACGAGTTGTTCCCGGAGGCGGGTCTTCAGAGCTCTGAGGTTACCTCAACCTCAAACTGTTGCTTTGAAGAGGCACAATACAAGACCAATACAGTCACCACACCAACTAGTACAACACAAGATATAACTGCCTCGGCAGCGGCCGTTGCggccaataacaataacaacaaaccaCCGGACAGCTGTAACAACCTTTCGGTTATCTTTGACTCCCAAGAAGACCTTGACAATGACATCTCTGCTTCCATAGACTTCTCTTCTTCTCCAGCCGCAGCTTTTCCAGTTCCATCTCTTCTCCCAAATATCACAACTCAGCCGGAACAATTTGACTTCTCCTCGCCTTCGGTTCTCAAGGGTCTCCCTCATCAGTATCCAACTGACACTGCTACTACTGTTGTTGTTCCACCACTTATGGGGAATCCATTAGTATCTTCTGTTTTCGAAGATGAATGCATGTCTTCAATGGCTTCTTATGTTCCTATTAACTCTTCTTCCGCACCTTCTTGCTCTTATCTCAGCCCTGCTGGCTTAGGAGTGTTCATGCCTCCTCTTACTACCGCCTTATCTGCTGATTCTGCCTTGTTTGGTGGCAACATTCTACTCGGTTCGGAACTTCAAGCTCAAGAAATCGATTACCAGGGAGAAAATGGTGGAATATTTTGTACAGATTCAATTCAGAGGGTGTTTAATCCACCAGATCTTCAG ACACTTAGTAGTGAGAGTCAGCAACTTGTACCTGGTTCTGGAGGCTCTGCCACTTTGGCACCAGAAATCTCAAACTTGGAGGACTCTACCTTAAAAGTTGGTAAACTTTCTGTTGAGCAAAGGAAGGAAAAGATTCATAGATACATGAAGAAGAGAAATGAAAgaaatttcagcaagaaaatcaAG TATGCATGCCGCAAAACTCTGGCTGATAGCCGACCCCGAGTTCGAGGAAGGTTTGCAAAGAATGATGACTTCGGAGAGAACCATAGACCAGCTTGTAGCAAtcatgaagaagatgatgaagaagaa ATAGTTGTGAAGGAAGATGATGGTTTGGTCGATTCCTCAGATATCTTTGCACATATAAGTGGTGTGAACTCCTTCAAGTGCAACTATTCTTCCATCCAATCCtggatttaa